The following coding sequences lie in one Phycisphaerae bacterium genomic window:
- a CDS encoding BNR-4 repeat-containing protein, whose product MRSGHRFAIVWILAVVTPAVGVEQSGLKPPADGVAFNGRTAYAVPVEALALKPKALSVSAWVKLDATVESQVFLNRGPVSESFTFYLFDKQVRMLIGHQRGGYAHADAPPPKPGEWTHYAGTYDGESIQVFMNGRLVKTTPAKGQIHFGTGKVYIGSLDDHERFVSGRMDDLCIWRRVLSGEEVMAVARGETSASLNRDLAGRWTGGSLAGDAWKTEPASVTAATRVERSEPQVLINGKDDGYRGIWYMNQPSNDEYVYKYSGGLGTYCANHLPFAWHAPAVKKTFFVYGGTTRDSNQRLIHMVSFYDHQTGTVPRPTILLDKKTSDAHDNPVLSIDERGYLWVFSSSHGRGRPSYISRSKEPHRIDEFELIWTGNFSYPQPAYLPGHGFLFLHTYYNPGRTVCMFTSPDGVNWSERRLLSSIGEGHYQVSGPMGGGRIGTSFMYHPKGKGVNWRTNLYYMESSDFGKTWRTAGGEALQLPLTEIVNPALVQEYESQGLLVYIQDITHDAEGRPLILYTTSKGYESGPKNGPRHWTTAHWTGSAWEIRGGDILADNNYDTGSIYIEAPDLWRIIGPSQDGPQAFNTGGEVAMWISRDQGKSWKLTRQMTTGSKYNHTYLRRPVNANPDFYGFWADGHARQPSDSRLYFCNQAGDIFRLPVTMSGNSAKPEKVSTER is encoded by the coding sequence ATGCGATCAGGTCACCGGTTTGCGATTGTATGGATACTGGCTGTCGTTACACCCGCCGTTGGAGTCGAGCAATCCGGCCTGAAACCGCCGGCCGACGGTGTCGCGTTCAACGGCCGGACCGCCTACGCCGTTCCTGTTGAGGCTCTGGCACTCAAGCCGAAAGCCCTGAGCGTGTCCGCGTGGGTGAAGCTGGATGCCACAGTGGAATCGCAGGTCTTCCTCAACCGCGGGCCGGTCAGCGAGTCGTTCACCTTTTATCTGTTTGACAAACAGGTCCGAATGTTGATCGGCCATCAGCGCGGCGGCTACGCTCACGCCGACGCCCCGCCACCGAAGCCCGGCGAGTGGACGCATTACGCGGGAACCTACGACGGGGAGTCGATCCAGGTCTTCATGAACGGCCGGCTGGTCAAGACCACACCGGCGAAAGGGCAAATACACTTTGGAACGGGCAAGGTCTACATCGGCTCGCTCGACGACCATGAACGGTTTGTCAGCGGGCGGATGGACGATCTTTGCATCTGGCGCCGGGTGCTCAGCGGAGAGGAGGTCATGGCCGTTGCCCGGGGCGAGACGTCCGCCAGCCTGAATCGTGATCTGGCCGGGCGATGGACGGGCGGGAGCCTGGCCGGCGATGCGTGGAAGACCGAGCCTGCGTCCGTTACCGCCGCCACGCGCGTCGAGCGAAGCGAGCCGCAGGTGCTGATCAACGGCAAGGATGACGGCTATCGCGGCATCTGGTACATGAATCAGCCGTCTAACGACGAGTACGTCTACAAGTACAGTGGTGGATTGGGCACCTATTGCGCCAATCACCTTCCCTTTGCCTGGCACGCGCCTGCGGTCAAGAAGACCTTCTTTGTCTACGGCGGAACGACCAGGGACTCCAACCAGCGATTGATCCACATGGTCTCCTTCTACGACCACCAGACCGGCACGGTGCCCCGTCCCACGATTCTACTGGACAAGAAGACCTCCGACGCCCACGACAATCCCGTTCTCAGCATCGACGAGAGAGGATACCTCTGGGTGTTCTCGAGCAGCCATGGCCGGGGGCGCCCGTCGTACATCTCACGCAGCAAGGAGCCTCACCGCATCGATGAATTCGAACTGATTTGGACCGGCAACTTCTCGTACCCTCAGCCGGCATACTTGCCAGGACACGGCTTCCTCTTTCTGCACACCTACTACAACCCCGGCCGCACGGTCTGCATGTTCACCAGCCCCGACGGCGTGAACTGGTCGGAGCGGCGCCTGCTCTCGAGCATCGGAGAAGGACATTACCAGGTGAGTGGGCCGATGGGTGGCGGCAGGATCGGCACCAGCTTCATGTATCACCCCAAAGGCAAGGGCGTCAACTGGCGAACGAACCTCTATTACATGGAATCGTCTGACTTCGGGAAGACCTGGCGGACGGCCGGCGGCGAAGCGCTGCAGCTTCCACTGACCGAGATCGTGAACCCCGCCCTGGTGCAGGAGTATGAGAGCCAGGGGCTGCTGGTCTACATCCAGGACATTACTCACGACGCCGAGGGGCGCCCGCTGATCTTGTACACGACCAGCAAGGGCTACGAATCGGGACCCAAGAATGGACCTCGGCATTGGACCACGGCCCATTGGACCGGCTCAGCGTGGGAGATTCGCGGCGGGGATATCCTGGCCGACAACAACTACGACACCGGTTCGATTTATATCGAGGCGCCGGACCTGTGGCGAATCATTGGCCCCAGCCAGGACGGTCCGCAAGCGTTCAACACCGGTGGAGAAGTCGCGATGTGGATCAGCCGCGATCAGGGGAAGAGTTGGAAGCTGACTCGCCAGATGACCACCGGCAGCAAGTACAATCACACCTACCTTCGCCGGCCAGTGAACGCGAATCCGGACTTCTACGGCTTCTGGGCCGACGGGCACGCTCGTCAGCCTTCCGACTCGCGGCTGTACTTCTGCAACCAGGCTGGCGATATCTTCCGTCTTCCGGTGACGATGTCAGGTAATTCCGCCAAACCGGAGAAGGTCTCGACGGAGCGGTAG